In Musa acuminata AAA Group cultivar baxijiao chromosome BXJ2-10, Cavendish_Baxijiao_AAA, whole genome shotgun sequence, a genomic segment contains:
- the LOC103969891 gene encoding uncharacterized protein LOC103969891 isoform X2 — protein sequence MAAATLRSVLRRNRLLPLFETCHLRDRLFFSSSVDAAAVTVGGTMSPDPHFMVEYLVNSCGFSPSEAAKFSKPLARLRSTEKPDAVVNFMRSRGFDGAGIRKVISRNPSHLCVNVEKNLVPKFQFLRDLGLSESDIVDVILKDSAILLFDVHRSFVPKLQMWESLLGSRELVLKHLKKSGWFFYSSVEKTLHPNLKFLRDECGIPEERLSLALRSRPQLISRKPESLRALVARADELGTPRLSRMFVWTLGVLQMKRVIPRFRVLEMLNTKGLWTRRGKFFHYVQLSNTKFREKIVLPYKEKVPELLDILRAGECEGK from the exons ATGGCGGCTGCGACGCTCCGCTCCGTACTCCGCCGCAATCGCCTCCTGCCCTTGTTCGAAACCTGCCACCTTCGAGAtcgcctcttcttctcctcctctgtcgACGCTGCCGCCGTCACCGTAGGCGGCACCATGTCTCCAGATCCCCACTTCATGGTGGAATACCTCGTAAACTCCTGTGGGTTCTCCCCCTCCGAGGCAGCCAAGTTCTCTAAACCCCTTGCGCGCCTCCGATCCACCGAGAAACCCGACGCCGTCGTTAACTTCATGAGATCTCGGGGCTTCGATGGCGCCGGTATCAGGAAGGTGATATCTCGGAATCCCAGTCACCTATGCGTGAACGTGGAGAAGAACTTGGTCCCGAAGTTTCAGTTCTTACGCGATTTGGGCCTATCGGAGTCGGATATCGTCGATGTCATCCTGAAGGACAGTGCCATCCTCCTCTTCGACGTTCACCGTTCCTTCGTCCCCAAATTGCAGATGTGGGAAAGTCTCTTGGGATCGAGAGAGCTCGTTCTCAAGCATCTCAAGAAGTCAGGATGGTTTTTCTACTCCAGCGTTGAGAAGACATTGCATCCTAACCTAAAGTTCTTGCGGGATGAGTGCGGCATTCCTGAAGAAAGGCTCTCTCTCGCCTTGAGAAGTCGCCCACAATTAATCTCACGGAAACCAGAGTCACTCCGAGCTTTGGTGGCGAGAGCCGATGAGCTGGGGACGCCACGGCTATCTCGGATGTTCGTGTGGACACTTGGTGTTCTCCAAATG AAGAGGGTAATTCCTCGGTTTCGTGTTTTGGAGATGTTGAATACGAAAGGCTTGTGGACTCGACGAGGCAAGTTTTTCCACTATGTGCAATTATCAAATACAAAATTCCGGGAGAAGATTGTTCTACCTTACAAAGAAAAGGTTCCTGAGCTTCTTGATATTTTGAGAGCAGGTGAGTGTGAAGGGAAATGA
- the LOC103969891 gene encoding uncharacterized protein LOC103969891 isoform X1, producing MAAATLRSVLRRNRLLPLFETCHLRDRLFFSSSVDAAAVTVGGTMSPDPHFMVEYLVNSCGFSPSEAAKFSKPLARLRSTEKPDAVVNFMRSRGFDGAGIRKVISRNPSHLCVNVEKNLVPKFQFLRDLGLSESDIVDVILKDSAILLFDVHRSFVPKLQMWESLLGSRELVLKHLKKSGWFFYSSVEKTLHPNLKFLRDECGIPEERLSLALRSRPQLISRKPESLRALVARADELGTPRLSRMFVWTLGVLQMVSKEAFEAKAELMRSFGWSESEFSSAARKAPTFLCLSLDMMRRKMEFFINIVGYTPSFIASQPTILLYGLQKRVIPRFRVLEMLNTKGLWTRRGKFFHYVQLSNTKFREKIVLPYKEKVPELLDILRAGDEQ from the exons ATGGCGGCTGCGACGCTCCGCTCCGTACTCCGCCGCAATCGCCTCCTGCCCTTGTTCGAAACCTGCCACCTTCGAGAtcgcctcttcttctcctcctctgtcgACGCTGCCGCCGTCACCGTAGGCGGCACCATGTCTCCAGATCCCCACTTCATGGTGGAATACCTCGTAAACTCCTGTGGGTTCTCCCCCTCCGAGGCAGCCAAGTTCTCTAAACCCCTTGCGCGCCTCCGATCCACCGAGAAACCCGACGCCGTCGTTAACTTCATGAGATCTCGGGGCTTCGATGGCGCCGGTATCAGGAAGGTGATATCTCGGAATCCCAGTCACCTATGCGTGAACGTGGAGAAGAACTTGGTCCCGAAGTTTCAGTTCTTACGCGATTTGGGCCTATCGGAGTCGGATATCGTCGATGTCATCCTGAAGGACAGTGCCATCCTCCTCTTCGACGTTCACCGTTCCTTCGTCCCCAAATTGCAGATGTGGGAAAGTCTCTTGGGATCGAGAGAGCTCGTTCTCAAGCATCTCAAGAAGTCAGGATGGTTTTTCTACTCCAGCGTTGAGAAGACATTGCATCCTAACCTAAAGTTCTTGCGGGATGAGTGCGGCATTCCTGAAGAAAGGCTCTCTCTCGCCTTGAGAAGTCGCCCACAATTAATCTCACGGAAACCAGAGTCACTCCGAGCTTTGGTGGCGAGAGCCGATGAGCTGGGGACGCCACGGCTATCTCGGATGTTCGTGTGGACACTTGGTGTTCTCCAAATGGTAAGCAAAGAAGCGTTCGAGGCCAAGGCCGAGCTCATGAGGAGCTTCGGGTGGTCGGAGTCGGAGTTTTCTTCTGCAGCCAGGAAAGCACCCACCTTCTTATGCCTGTCCCTCGATATGATGCGCAGAAAAATGGAATTTTTTATCAATATAGTCGGGTACACCCCTTCCTTCATCGCCTCCCAACCAACTATCTTGCTATATGGTCTGCAGAAGAGGGTAATTCCTCGGTTTCGTGTTTTGGAGATGTTGAATACGAAAGGCTTGTGGACTCGACGAGGCAAGTTTTTCCACTATGTGCAATTATCAAATACAAAATTCCGGGAGAAGATTGTTCTACCTTACAAAGAAAAGGTTCCTGAGCTTCTTGATATTTTGAGAGCAG GAGATGAGCAGTGA
- the LOC103969117 gene encoding F-box/kelch-repeat protein At1g22040 isoform X2: MGSFLSVPANKSRAGENSETPRGDANKRLRMSCYCDDKPRLIASLPDEISMQILARLPRIYYLNVKLVSQRWKAAIISDELFRLRAELGVTEEWLYMMTKTGTDKFSWHALDPRLRKWQRLPPMPCLANEEERERVLPRLRMWSVVGSSIKLADLIRGWLGRRDNLDQMSFCGCAVGAVGGCLYVFGGFSRASAIDCVWRYDPCHNLWEEVNSMISARAFCKTCLLNDKLYAVGGVIRGRNGLTPLHSAEVFDPATGLWTELPSMPFLKTRVFPLAFLADMVKPIATGMASYRGRLCVPQSLYSWPFFFDIGGEVYDPETGSWVDMPPGMGDGWPARQAGTKLGAVVNGDLYALDPSRYLDSAQIKVYDEEEDAWRVVAERVPLHCFNDSESPYLLAGFLGKLHVITKDASDHIVILEADSRRCRGSNVSTSSTAPVDAIADSSEEEEPQILKVIAAKDFGAAELVGCQVLDL, from the coding sequence ATGGGTTCATTCTTGAGCGTGCCTGCCAATAAATCTCGCGCAGGTGAGAATTCCGAGACGCCCCGTGGCGACGCAAACAAGAGGCTGAGGATGTCGTGCTATTGCGATGACAAGCCGAGACTGATTGCTAGTCTTCCAGATGAAATCTCGATGCAAATTCTTGCGAGATTGCCGAGAATCTACTACTTGAACGTGAAATTGGTTTCCCAGCGTTGGAAGGCAGCTATTATCAGCGATGAGCTGTTTCGGCTGAGGGCAGAATTGGGGGTGACCGAAGAATGGTTATACATGATGACAAAGACTGGAACGGATAAGTTTTCATGGCATGCACTGGACCCTCGTTTGAGGAAGTGGCAACGTTTGCCACCGATGCCCTGCCTTGCGAACGAGGAGGAGCGAGAGAGGGTTTTGCCTAGATTACGGATGTGGAGCGTGGTCGGATCTAGCATCAAACTTGCTGATCTCATAAGAGGCTGGCTTGGCCGGAGGGATAACTTGGATCAAATGTCGTTTTGTGGTTGCGCAGTTGGTGCTGTTGGTGGCTGCCTCTATGTATTTGGGGGATTCTCTCGAGCTTCTGCAATCGACTGTGTTTGGCGATATGACCCGTGCCATAATTTGTGGGAGGAAGTGAATTCCATGATCAGTGCCAGGGCGTTTTGTAAGACATGCTTGTTGAACGACAAACTTTACGCTGTGGGTGGTGTCATTAGGGGAAGAAATGGGTTAACTCCATTACACTCCGCCGAAGTTTTTGATCCCGCAACTGGTCTTTGGACAGAGTTGCCAAGCATGCCTTTCTTGAAAACACGGGTATTTCCTCTTGCTTTCTTGGCTGACATGGTGAAGCCAATTGCAACAGGAATGGCTTCATACAGAGGAAGGCTGTGTGTTCCTCAGAGCTTGTATTCTTGGCCCTTCTTTTTTGATATTGGAGGTGAGGTCTATGACCCAGAGACAGGTTCGTGGGTGGACATGCCACCTGGTATGGGTGACGGTTGGCCTGCAAGACAGGCAGGGACAAAGTTGGGTGCTGTGGTCAATGGGGATCTATATGCCTTGGATCCTTCTAGGTATCTGGACAGTGCCCAGATAAAGGTATACGATGAGGAGGAGGATGCTTGGAGAGTTGTTGCAGAAAGGGTTCCACTTCATTGTTTCAATGACTCTGAGTCTCCATATCTACTTGCTGGTTTCCTTGGGAAGCTCCATGTTATCACAAAAGATGCCAGTGATCATATTGTTATATTGGAGGCTGACTCTCGGAGATGTAGAGGCTCGAATGTTTCGACTTCATCAACTGCTCCGGTTGACGCCATTGCGGATTCCTCGGAAGAGGAAGAACCTCAAATTTTGAAGGTCATTGCTGCTAAGGATTTTGGGGCGGCAGAGCTTGTAGGCTGTCAGGTCCTTGATCTTTGA
- the LOC103969117 gene encoding F-box/kelch-repeat protein At1g22040 isoform X1, whose product MPFGEMDQRAVSRKLQQLSSHGGRRKRRRKIRGKKNQRRKFPVPDRYLKIEGFAGNWLPILPQKPVEVYWILMGSFLSVPANKSRAGENSETPRGDANKRLRMSCYCDDKPRLIASLPDEISMQILARLPRIYYLNVKLVSQRWKAAIISDELFRLRAELGVTEEWLYMMTKTGTDKFSWHALDPRLRKWQRLPPMPCLANEEERERVLPRLRMWSVVGSSIKLADLIRGWLGRRDNLDQMSFCGCAVGAVGGCLYVFGGFSRASAIDCVWRYDPCHNLWEEVNSMISARAFCKTCLLNDKLYAVGGVIRGRNGLTPLHSAEVFDPATGLWTELPSMPFLKTRVFPLAFLADMVKPIATGMASYRGRLCVPQSLYSWPFFFDIGGEVYDPETGSWVDMPPGMGDGWPARQAGTKLGAVVNGDLYALDPSRYLDSAQIKVYDEEEDAWRVVAERVPLHCFNDSESPYLLAGFLGKLHVITKDASDHIVILEADSRRCRGSNVSTSSTAPVDAIADSSEEEEPQILKVIAAKDFGAAELVGCQVLDL is encoded by the exons ATGCCGTTCGGGGAGATGGATCAGAGAGCGGTAAGCCGAAAGTTGCAGCAATTGTCGTCGCACGGCGGGAGGAGAAAAAGACGGAGAAAAATAAGAGGAAAGAAAAATCAAAGGAGAAAGTTTCCTGTTCCCGATCGCTACCTGAAG ATCGAGGGGTTTGCTGGAAATTGGCTTCCCATTCTGCCCCAAAAGCCGGTGGAAGTTTACTGGATCTTGATGGGTTCATTCTTGAGCGTGCCTGCCAATAAATCTCGCGCAGGTGAGAATTCCGAGACGCCCCGTGGCGACGCAAACAAGAGGCTGAGGATGTCGTGCTATTGCGATGACAAGCCGAGACTGATTGCTAGTCTTCCAGATGAAATCTCGATGCAAATTCTTGCGAGATTGCCGAGAATCTACTACTTGAACGTGAAATTGGTTTCCCAGCGTTGGAAGGCAGCTATTATCAGCGATGAGCTGTTTCGGCTGAGGGCAGAATTGGGGGTGACCGAAGAATGGTTATACATGATGACAAAGACTGGAACGGATAAGTTTTCATGGCATGCACTGGACCCTCGTTTGAGGAAGTGGCAACGTTTGCCACCGATGCCCTGCCTTGCGAACGAGGAGGAGCGAGAGAGGGTTTTGCCTAGATTACGGATGTGGAGCGTGGTCGGATCTAGCATCAAACTTGCTGATCTCATAAGAGGCTGGCTTGGCCGGAGGGATAACTTGGATCAAATGTCGTTTTGTGGTTGCGCAGTTGGTGCTGTTGGTGGCTGCCTCTATGTATTTGGGGGATTCTCTCGAGCTTCTGCAATCGACTGTGTTTGGCGATATGACCCGTGCCATAATTTGTGGGAGGAAGTGAATTCCATGATCAGTGCCAGGGCGTTTTGTAAGACATGCTTGTTGAACGACAAACTTTACGCTGTGGGTGGTGTCATTAGGGGAAGAAATGGGTTAACTCCATTACACTCCGCCGAAGTTTTTGATCCCGCAACTGGTCTTTGGACAGAGTTGCCAAGCATGCCTTTCTTGAAAACACGGGTATTTCCTCTTGCTTTCTTGGCTGACATGGTGAAGCCAATTGCAACAGGAATGGCTTCATACAGAGGAAGGCTGTGTGTTCCTCAGAGCTTGTATTCTTGGCCCTTCTTTTTTGATATTGGAGGTGAGGTCTATGACCCAGAGACAGGTTCGTGGGTGGACATGCCACCTGGTATGGGTGACGGTTGGCCTGCAAGACAGGCAGGGACAAAGTTGGGTGCTGTGGTCAATGGGGATCTATATGCCTTGGATCCTTCTAGGTATCTGGACAGTGCCCAGATAAAGGTATACGATGAGGAGGAGGATGCTTGGAGAGTTGTTGCAGAAAGGGTTCCACTTCATTGTTTCAATGACTCTGAGTCTCCATATCTACTTGCTGGTTTCCTTGGGAAGCTCCATGTTATCACAAAAGATGCCAGTGATCATATTGTTATATTGGAGGCTGACTCTCGGAGATGTAGAGGCTCGAATGTTTCGACTTCATCAACTGCTCCGGTTGACGCCATTGCGGATTCCTCGGAAGAGGAAGAACCTCAAATTTTGAAGGTCATTGCTGCTAAGGATTTTGGGGCGGCAGAGCTTGTAGGCTGTCAGGTCCTTGATCTTTGA